One Pseudodesulfovibrio cashew DNA window includes the following coding sequences:
- the fliJ gene encoding flagellar export protein FliJ: protein MPKPFHFKLERVLDYRTQLEDQAKSELARAQHAFDEQAAVVDDLLSRQAAHLASEAESRKSANDMWLWRQYKEALERDVADARYRLSELELKLHDSREKAVARSRDRKLLEKLRETQARKHHEEESAREEKENDEMATLRHQSQDF from the coding sequence ATGCCGAAGCCGTTTCATTTCAAGCTCGAAAGGGTCCTGGACTACCGCACCCAGCTGGAGGATCAGGCCAAGTCCGAACTCGCCCGCGCCCAGCACGCCTTTGACGAGCAGGCTGCCGTGGTCGACGATCTGCTGTCGCGTCAGGCCGCCCATCTGGCCAGCGAGGCGGAATCGCGCAAGTCGGCCAACGACATGTGGCTGTGGCGGCAGTACAAAGAGGCCCTGGAACGGGACGTGGCGGATGCCCGGTATCGCCTGAGTGAGTTGGAACTCAAATTGCATGATAGCCGCGAGAAGGCGGTGGCACGTTCCAGGGATCGTAAACTCCTGGAGAAGCTCAGGGAAACCCAAGCCAGGAAGCATCATGAAGAAGAAAGCGCCAGAGAAGAGAAGGAAAACGATGAAATGGCAACGCTCCGCCACCAATCTCAAGATTTCTAG
- a CDS encoding riboflavin synthase, whose product MFTGLVMGLGRITSVERRGAETRLRIEPLFDLPDIELGESIAVNGTCLTVEIFGEKWFTAYASRETMSVTSLGDLKVGSKANLERAMAMGDRFGGHIVAGHVDTLAEVAEVRPAGESNIYRLTFPAAHGKYVIPKGSVALDGISLTVNDCGPDWLEVNIIPETQKATTISGWTPGRKVNMETDVIGKYVERMVAPWTAQDDPATPAKGITMDYLREHGF is encoded by the coding sequence ATGTTCACAGGACTGGTCATGGGCTTGGGCCGAATCACGTCGGTCGAAAGGCGGGGCGCGGAAACACGCCTGCGCATCGAACCGCTCTTCGATCTCCCGGATATCGAACTGGGCGAATCCATCGCCGTCAACGGCACGTGCCTGACCGTGGAAATTTTCGGCGAGAAATGGTTTACCGCCTACGCCAGCCGCGAGACCATGTCCGTCACCTCTCTCGGCGATCTCAAGGTGGGCTCCAAGGCCAACCTGGAGCGGGCCATGGCCATGGGCGACCGTTTCGGCGGACACATCGTGGCCGGACACGTGGACACACTGGCCGAGGTGGCGGAGGTCCGCCCCGCGGGCGAGTCCAACATCTACCGCCTCACTTTCCCCGCAGCCCACGGCAAATACGTCATCCCCAAGGGCTCGGTGGCCCTGGACGGCATCTCCCTGACCGTCAACGACTGCGGACCGGACTGGCTCGAGGTGAACATCATCCCCGAGACCCAGAAGGCCACCACCATCTCCGGCTGGACCCCGGGCCGCAAGGTGAACATGGAGACCGATGTCATCGGCAAGTACGTCGAACGCATGGTCGCGCCCTGGACCGCCCAGGACGACCCCGCTACGCCCGCCAAGGGCATCACCATGGACTATCTGCGCGAGCACGGCTTCTAG
- the ribD gene encoding bifunctional diaminohydroxyphosphoribosylaminopyrimidine deaminase/5-amino-6-(5-phosphoribosylamino)uracil reductase RibD has product MFSCRANFSRDQGFMARAIKLAEQGKGPTAPNPTVGAVLVDTSEGDGTIVAEGYHTRYGALHAERECLADARSKGVDPRGMTMYVTLEPCNHHGKTPPCTEALIEAGVAKVVVGTRDPNPVAAGGVEKLEEHGIKVITGVLEEECRDLIADFLLWQSSHSTFNIIKMAATLDGKIASRYLRPEPVSSPESFARVHELRARVDAVVVGGGTLRADNPSLTCRAPGLDPDFRQPYAVVVTSRLPDNPDAYTLLRDRPEQVILWTTEAAASTTLADELRQRGTSVWPLPGGPRCFNLSVGFERLRYSLGCYTTLIEGGGRFALQCVAHGLADELIHFVCPRILGDNQAPSSYFGRQDVTMEDTMDFRIIKSERTGPDMLLTMRPL; this is encoded by the coding sequence ATGTTTTCATGCCGGGCAAATTTCTCTAGGGACCAGGGCTTCATGGCCCGGGCCATCAAACTGGCCGAACAGGGCAAGGGCCCGACCGCGCCCAACCCCACTGTCGGGGCCGTGCTTGTGGACACCTCCGAAGGGGACGGGACCATCGTGGCCGAGGGCTACCACACCCGGTACGGCGCGCTGCACGCCGAGCGTGAGTGCCTGGCCGACGCCCGGAGCAAGGGCGTGGACCCGCGCGGCATGACCATGTACGTGACCCTGGAGCCGTGCAACCACCACGGCAAGACCCCGCCCTGCACCGAGGCCCTGATCGAGGCCGGGGTGGCCAAGGTGGTGGTGGGCACGCGCGACCCCAACCCCGTGGCCGCCGGTGGCGTGGAAAAACTCGAGGAGCACGGCATCAAGGTCATCACCGGCGTGCTCGAAGAGGAGTGCCGGGATCTCATCGCGGATTTCCTGCTCTGGCAGAGTTCCCACTCCACATTCAATATCATCAAGATGGCCGCCACCCTGGATGGCAAGATCGCCTCCCGCTACCTCAGGCCCGAACCCGTCTCCAGCCCGGAATCCTTTGCCCGCGTGCACGAACTGCGCGCCCGCGTGGACGCCGTGGTAGTGGGCGGCGGCACCCTGCGCGCCGACAACCCCAGCCTTACCTGCCGGGCTCCGGGGCTCGACCCGGATTTTCGCCAGCCCTATGCCGTGGTCGTCACCTCGCGGCTGCCGGACAATCCGGATGCCTACACCCTGCTGCGCGATAGACCTGAACAAGTGATCCTGTGGACCACCGAAGCCGCCGCTTCCACCACCCTGGCCGACGAGCTGCGCCAGCGTGGCACCAGCGTCTGGCCCCTGCCGGGCGGTCCCCGCTGCTTCAACCTGTCCGTGGGCTTCGAGCGGCTGCGCTACTCCCTGGGCTGCTACACCACCCTGATCGAAGGAGGCGGCCGCTTCGCTCTCCAGTGCGTGGCCCACGGCCTGGCCGACGAGCTGATCCACTTCGTCTGCCCGCGCATCCTCGGCGACAACCAGGCACCGTCCTCCTACTTCGGCCGCCAGGACGTCACCATGGAAGACACCATGGACTTCCGCATCATCAAGAGCGAGCGCACCGGACCGGACATGCTGCTGACCATGCGCCCGCTATAG
- a CDS encoding MotE family protein, translating into MKWQRSATNLKISRVLASLVFLALLKLAVFGMLSVDSVTLKVMETVMPDDVAVAAETGTQSTTPIADKADSEANRATARETEADKQAEAVRTEQDMPSEWKALKRKEEELAVKERTLREMEASIKAEALRVEKMHAEMRQMLDEAKEIKDKRVKQLVDMISNTKAKKAAEILQTMETELAVKVLSGMRGRQAGEILTFVEAKKAAELSERLTKLQIPFMDGNQ; encoded by the coding sequence ATGAAATGGCAACGCTCCGCCACCAATCTCAAGATTTCTAGGGTCCTGGCCAGTCTTGTTTTTCTGGCCCTTTTGAAGCTCGCCGTGTTCGGCATGCTCAGCGTCGATTCCGTGACGCTCAAGGTCATGGAGACCGTCATGCCCGACGACGTGGCCGTGGCCGCCGAAACCGGGACCCAGTCCACCACGCCCATCGCGGACAAGGCCGATTCCGAGGCGAATCGGGCCACAGCACGGGAAACCGAGGCGGACAAGCAGGCCGAAGCCGTGCGCACCGAGCAGGACATGCCCTCCGAATGGAAGGCGCTCAAGCGCAAGGAAGAGGAGCTGGCCGTCAAGGAGCGCACCCTGCGCGAGATGGAGGCCTCCATCAAGGCGGAAGCCCTGCGCGTTGAGAAGATGCACGCCGAGATGCGCCAGATGCTAGACGAGGCCAAGGAAATCAAGGACAAGCGCGTCAAGCAGTTGGTGGACATGATCTCCAACACCAAGGCCAAGAAGGCCGCCGAGATTCTCCAGACCATGGAGACCGAGCTGGCCGTCAAGGTTTTGTCAGGCATGCGCGGACGCCAGGCGGGCGAGATCCTCACCTTTGTTGAGGCCAAGAAGGCCGCCGAACTCTCCGAGCGTCTGACCAAGCTCCAGATTCCCTTCATGGACGGCAACCAGTAG